In Polynucleobacter arcticus, the following proteins share a genomic window:
- a CDS encoding type II and III secretion system protein family protein, protein MKLLNFHHQATSNHFGFIRKAFVVTLIFALNAVNPAFSQERVVGIPTPTSVVAQSKSIEAAQNSIALTVGKTLSYRFKAPVARIAIGNINIADVLSTTAMDVQFLGKKTGSTNVIIWYKDGGSSTLDLIVVGDANYISNLLYKLLPSGNVFQINSAGESIVLAGIAKDADTVQKAVRITEEASGRKVLNMLSTESLPQVLLEVKIAEIDRSVSSALGISFANSNFSYSLIGTGGSTALAAFGAGAGSTQAFLQASEANGLIKILAEPNIMAISGQEGNFLSGGTVYLPISQASGYGNAVVTLTPVEYGIGVRFTPTVLGGNRINLKVAPKVSDVSSNGFSISANGQTQVVPNIKSRSASTTVQLSDGQTFAIGGLINNSVQESIAAFPWLASLPIIGALFRSSAFNSQRSELIILVTPRIVKPLDEKPSIPTDNFVQPSYSEFFLEGKMEGNPNPSKLQNTQEQSNVSK, encoded by the coding sequence ATGAAACTACTCAATTTTCATCATCAGGCAACAAGTAATCATTTTGGGTTTATTAGAAAGGCGTTTGTTGTTACTTTGATTTTTGCTTTAAATGCGGTTAATCCTGCATTTTCTCAAGAGAGGGTAGTGGGAATCCCCACACCAACATCGGTAGTCGCTCAATCCAAAAGCATTGAAGCAGCACAAAATAGTATTGCCTTAACTGTGGGTAAAACCCTGTCCTATCGATTTAAAGCCCCGGTAGCTCGAATTGCTATTGGAAATATCAATATAGCTGACGTCTTATCGACAACAGCAATGGATGTGCAATTTCTCGGAAAAAAAACAGGTTCCACTAATGTAATTATTTGGTACAAGGACGGGGGCTCCAGTACCTTAGATTTGATCGTGGTCGGTGATGCAAATTACATATCCAATCTTTTATATAAATTACTCCCATCGGGGAATGTATTTCAGATTAATTCAGCTGGTGAATCTATTGTTTTAGCTGGGATAGCTAAAGATGCTGATACGGTACAAAAAGCTGTTCGAATTACTGAAGAGGCATCTGGTAGAAAAGTATTGAACATGCTTTCAACCGAGAGCCTCCCTCAGGTATTGCTCGAAGTGAAAATTGCTGAAATTGATCGATCTGTATCAAGTGCTCTTGGTATTTCATTTGCAAATTCCAATTTTTCCTACAGCCTGATTGGAACTGGGGGTTCAACTGCCTTAGCTGCATTTGGCGCTGGAGCTGGATCAACCCAAGCATTTTTGCAAGCTAGTGAGGCTAATGGGTTGATCAAAATACTAGCTGAGCCCAACATTATGGCCATTAGCGGTCAAGAGGGAAACTTCTTATCGGGAGGGACTGTTTATTTGCCGATTTCTCAGGCTAGTGGATACGGTAATGCGGTAGTTACTTTAACCCCAGTCGAATATGGAATCGGCGTTCGTTTTACACCGACAGTATTGGGTGGCAATCGAATTAATCTGAAGGTTGCGCCAAAAGTTTCTGATGTCAGTAGCAATGGATTTTCAATTAGCGCAAATGGTCAGACACAGGTTGTACCAAATATTAAAAGTAGGAGTGCATCAACTACGGTGCAATTGAGTGATGGGCAAACATTTGCTATTGGCGGTTTGATTAATAATAGTGTCCAAGAATCTATTGCAGCATTTCCTTGGCTAGCCTCCCTACCTATTATTGGCGCTTTATTTCGTAGTAGTGCGTTTAATAGTCAGCGCAGTGAGTTAATTATTCTAGTAACTCCGCGGATTGTTAAGCCCCTGGATGAAAAACCAAGCATACCAACTGATAACTTTGTGCAGCCTAGTTATAGTGAATTCTTTTTAGAGGGAAAAATGGAGGGAAATCCTAACCCCTCAAAACTACAAAATACTCAGGAGCAGAGCAATGTATCTAAATAA
- the cpaB gene encoding Flp pilus assembly protein CpaB: MRDKKLLSVIIGSGVFSLLVAGIFYLYLANTSPPTGPVDVIRVYSANKEILPGSKIASADITAMSPLPNVIPAGAIFDINLIVNKVAENRIGPGEIIVSNMISQKNLVDVASDLPAGARAFTITVNEISGVGGFVVPGNYVDVILSGQDPAYGAYSKVIVQNARVLAISQLRTITEASKVGNSATLQISADEVNRLDLARTYGTLSLVLRSADDINSKSTIRASNQSGQFFIETIRGSVISPTSTESRR; encoded by the coding sequence ATGAGGGATAAGAAATTACTATCTGTCATTATTGGTTCGGGGGTGTTTTCACTTCTCGTCGCGGGAATTTTTTACCTTTATTTGGCAAATACATCGCCCCCCACCGGCCCTGTGGATGTAATCCGAGTGTATTCCGCAAATAAGGAAATATTACCCGGCAGTAAAATTGCCTCAGCTGATATAACGGCTATGAGCCCTTTGCCCAATGTGATCCCTGCCGGCGCAATTTTTGATATTAACTTGATAGTTAATAAAGTTGCTGAAAATAGGATAGGCCCTGGAGAAATTATTGTTTCTAACATGATTTCTCAAAAAAACCTGGTTGATGTGGCTTCAGATTTACCCGCTGGCGCAAGAGCATTCACGATTACAGTCAATGAGATTTCTGGTGTTGGCGGATTTGTGGTGCCTGGAAATTATGTTGACGTTATCTTAAGCGGTCAAGATCCAGCATATGGCGCCTACTCTAAAGTAATTGTTCAAAATGCAAGAGTATTAGCCATTTCGCAATTACGTACCATCACAGAGGCATCGAAGGTGGGAAATTCAGCAACTCTTCAGATCTCTGCTGATGAGGTTAATAGGCTGGATTTGGCGCGGACCTATGGAACTCTCTCTTTGGTGCTTCGTAGTGCGGATGATATCAATTCAAAATCTACTATTCGGGCGTCAAACCAGTCAGGTCAATTTTTTATTGAGACGATTCGAGGTTCTGTAATTAGCCCAACCAGCACGGAATCAAGAAGATGA
- a CDS encoding A24 family peptidase, with the protein MGFLTVLPLVFEDSILFSIVSLALISDLKDRKVPNALILFGTCIGFLFSISPYGGESFISSITAAGIAIALFLPPFIYGLLGGGDVKLFFVIALFEGPISFLGIVLYSSVAGGLIVMGLILIDWLVKRFREPLFTKMLKEKQFPYVSAIFTGLSVALFQRYLG; encoded by the coding sequence ATGGGATTTTTAACCGTATTGCCACTAGTGTTTGAGGATTCAATTTTATTCAGTATTGTATCGCTCGCCCTTATAAGTGATTTAAAGGACAGAAAAGTGCCTAATGCTCTAATTTTATTTGGCACTTGTATTGGATTTTTATTTTCTATTTCCCCTTATGGGGGCGAGAGTTTTATTTCAAGTATCACAGCTGCCGGTATCGCAATAGCCCTTTTTTTGCCACCTTTCATTTATGGATTATTGGGTGGTGGCGATGTGAAACTCTTTTTTGTCATCGCCTTATTTGAGGGCCCCATTTCATTTTTGGGAATTGTTCTCTATTCATCTGTGGCCGGAGGCCTAATTGTTATGGGTTTAATTCTGATTGACTGGTTAGTAAAAAGATTCCGAGAGCCCTTATTTACAAAAATGCTCAAGGAGAAACAATTTCCTTATGTTTCCGCCATTTTTACTGGCTTATCAGTAGCATTATTTCAGCGATATTTGGGTTGA
- a CDS encoding Flp family type IVb pilin produces MFIYIINLLRSTKGVSAIEYGLISGLVALVIITAVRTLGTNLNGIFNRIATSV; encoded by the coding sequence ATGTTCATATATATCATTAATCTTCTCAGGAGCACTAAAGGTGTATCAGCAATTGAATACGGCTTAATTAGTGGGCTAGTTGCTCTAGTGATCATTACTGCAGTACGAACCCTGGGCACGAATTTGAATGGGATTTTTAACCGTATTGCCACTAGTGTTTGA
- a CDS encoding Flp family type IVb pilin yields the protein MKNIKSHFRNIYSKLAGNEKGVSAIEYGLIAGLVALVIITAVTTLGTNLNGIFSRIATSV from the coding sequence ATGAAAAATATCAAATCACATTTTCGTAACATCTATTCCAAGCTCGCTGGTAATGAGAAGGGTGTATCCGCTATTGAGTATGGATTAATTGCTGGCTTAGTGGCATTGGTAATTATTACAGCTGTTACTACATTGGGCACTAATTTAAACGGAATTTTTAGCCGTATTGCCACAAGCGTTTAA
- a CDS encoding TadE/TadG family type IV pilus assembly protein, with protein MPAFLMLKKLCKDQSGSAVVEFAIVLPTLLLLVFGAINYGAVFNNQLIINAAAREGARWAALYSDSSTVCSTTGATNPCKVASDYMQSGLLFASETTLPTYTWTAANTDTNTLQTVHVTYTYSEIGWSIPGLKTAYSATSSALHQ; from the coding sequence ATGCCAGCTTTTTTAATGTTAAAAAAACTATGTAAGGATCAAAGTGGATCTGCTGTAGTTGAATTTGCAATTGTGCTTCCCACCCTTCTCTTGCTTGTCTTTGGAGCAATTAACTACGGGGCAGTTTTTAACAATCAATTGATCATTAATGCTGCAGCTAGGGAAGGTGCAAGATGGGCCGCACTGTATTCCGATTCCTCTACGGTGTGTTCCACTACAGGCGCTACGAATCCCTGTAAAGTTGCTTCTGATTATATGCAGTCAGGACTACTTTTTGCCTCTGAAACAACCTTACCAACATATACCTGGACTGCTGCCAATACCGATACCAATACTCTACAGACTGTGCATGTTACCTATACCTATAGCGAGATAGGCTGGAGTATTCCAGGTTTAAAGACCGCTTATTCAGCAACTTCGTCTGCATTACATCAATGA
- a CDS encoding TadE/TadG family type IV pilus assembly protein, giving the protein MSKAKNQENGSVAVIFALCLIPLIFFLAFIVDLGYLRIQKALAQDTADAVAIGCVLSNQQTPGSCVTTSSATAFSSLIPSGFNVSIDTITCPANPPGLDNCLQATAIYSWTPFFSKFVGKNILGVSANSKVGGYASAPCLLALNATGNFYSAGNGSAGIYLDVGGGGKVATACGVGVKGSNSAYQINVNTGTLDASAGYNYIRLESPYRTGGNTSNILPSITQASSIKNPHRVFDNIVSSLPAVTGQQQSFQGGTATLNPGSYYGIRAQGGSLVLNPGVYYIGDGGIDFRNTMVTATNVAIINQSSSGGSITIKDDTKIQWTAPTSGDYKGMILIQHASNRNTVEIMHNPSLSTFDGNLYLPGAPFYLHPNNSTSSSPGIGSTVADTFFITNGYYKFNAIKATKYYSTEVKSLP; this is encoded by the coding sequence ATGTCTAAAGCAAAGAATCAGGAAAACGGCTCGGTAGCTGTCATATTTGCGCTTTGCTTAATACCTCTAATATTTTTTTTAGCCTTCATTGTGGATTTAGGATATCTGCGTATACAAAAGGCCTTGGCACAAGACACCGCCGATGCAGTCGCCATTGGCTGCGTACTTAGTAATCAACAAACTCCAGGTAGCTGTGTTACTACCTCTTCTGCAACGGCATTTTCTAGTCTTATTCCCAGCGGCTTTAACGTAAGTATCGACACGATAACTTGCCCCGCAAATCCGCCAGGGCTTGATAATTGTCTTCAGGCAACTGCTATATATAGTTGGACACCTTTTTTTAGCAAATTTGTTGGCAAAAATATTCTAGGAGTTTCGGCTAATTCTAAGGTAGGGGGGTACGCAAGTGCGCCATGCTTGTTAGCATTGAATGCAACAGGTAATTTTTATAGTGCGGGTAATGGTAGTGCGGGGATTTATCTAGATGTGGGTGGTGGCGGAAAAGTCGCCACAGCATGCGGTGTTGGTGTTAAGGGAAGTAATTCCGCTTATCAGATAAATGTAAATACTGGAACATTAGATGCCAGTGCTGGATACAACTACATACGGTTAGAGAGCCCTTACCGTACCGGAGGAAATACTTCAAATATATTACCCAGCATTACTCAAGCTAGCTCGATAAAAAATCCACATCGAGTATTTGATAATATTGTCTCATCACTCCCCGCTGTTACTGGGCAGCAACAAAGCTTTCAAGGTGGAACTGCTACACTTAATCCTGGTAGTTACTATGGAATACGTGCCCAAGGAGGATCATTGGTACTGAACCCTGGTGTTTACTATATCGGTGATGGCGGCATAGATTTTAGAAATACTATGGTCACTGCAACTAATGTGGCAATTATTAATCAGTCGTCATCTGGTGGATCAATCACAATTAAAGACGATACCAAGATTCAGTGGACTGCACCAACTAGCGGCGATTACAAAGGCATGATATTGATCCAGCATGCCTCAAACAGAAATACCGTGGAGATAATGCATAACCCATCCCTGTCGACGTTTGATGGCAACTTATATTTACCAGGAGCTCCATTTTATTTACATCCTAATAATTCAACCAGCTCTAGCCCGGGCATTGGTTCAACAGTTGCCGATACTTTTTTTATTACAAATGGTTATTACAAATTTAATGCAATTAAAGCAACAAAATACTACTCAACCGAAGTTAAATCACTTCCATAA